The Panicum virgatum strain AP13 chromosome 5K, P.virgatum_v5, whole genome shotgun sequence genome has a window encoding:
- the LOC120709303 gene encoding uncharacterized protein LOC120709303 isoform X7, with protein MPTSRKDDDDAPTSWKRNKRAADELPTNSKKSKIISNCGGETTESLISGDLHQGSNQCIWSELSKEVASNLSKSVVSLSLSNGQEFACSGIALERMGNVTRFLTLASLARALIDKRLDHDNLKVEVRLGRDVVIGFLGEYDLDHEIALVNVMAVLDVHVIRFNHLELEPYCKVVALGHGFSGDAHVMATNGILTGDSSGDLKMSTCKISKVYEGGALFDFGGNFLGMNFFRDTEGTFFLPVRKVFHWLPQFTPLRMIKHPNLFKAVRRHPRLQSSNSLSCEDIAQQIDIGLCRYIL; from the exons ATGCCGACGAGTAggaaggatgatgatgatgctcccACAAGCTGGAAGAGGAATAAGAGAGCTGCTGATGAACTCCCAACAAACTCTAAAAAGAGCAAAATAATTTCCAATTGTGGAGGAGAAACAACTGAGTCATTGATTTCAG GTGACTTGCATCAGGGCTCAAATCAATGTATCTGGAGTGAGCTAAGCAAAGAAGTTGCATCAAATTTGTCTAAAAGTGTTGTCTCACTTTCTTTGTCCAATG GGCAAGAATTTGCATGCTCAGGCATAGCTCTAGAACGCATGGGGAATGTTACAAGGTTTCTGACTTTAGCAAGTTTGGCTAGAGCTTTAATTGATAAGAGATTAGACCATGATAACTTGAAG GTTGAAGTGCGTCTTGGACGCGATGTTGTCATAGGGTTTCTGGGTGAGTATGATTTAGATCACGAAATTGCTCTTGTCAATGTCATGGCAGTCCTTGATGTTCATGTCATACGTTTTAATCATCTGGAATTGGAACCTTATTGTAAGGTAGTAGCTTTAGGGCATGGCTTCTCTGGTGATGCTCATGTCATGGCCACTAATGGGATACTGACTGGTGATTCAAGTGGGGATCTTAAGATGTCCACTTGTAAAATTTCCAAG GTTTACGAAGGTGGGGCACTTTTTGATTTTGGTGGGAACTTtcttggcatgaacttttttagGGACACTGAAGGAACCTTTTTCCTGCCAGTAAGGAAGGTTTTTCATTGGTTACCGCAGTTTACACCACTGCGAATGATTAAACATCCAAATCTTTTTAAGGCAGTCAG GAGACACCCCAGGCTCCAAAGTAGCAACAGTCTATCTTGTGAAGATATAGCCCAACAAATAGACATTGGTTTGTGCCGGTACATCCTCTGA
- the LOC120709303 gene encoding uncharacterized protein LOC120709303 isoform X5, translating to MPTSRKDDDDAPTSWKRNKRAADELPTNSKKSKIISNCGGETTESLISGDLHQGSNQCIWSELSKEVASNLSKSVVSLSLSNGQEFACSGIALERMGNVTRFLTLASLARALIDKRLDHDNLKVEVRLGRDVVIGFLVALGHGFSGDAHVMATNGILTGDSSGDLKMSTCKISKVYEVRKVFHWLPQFTPLRMIKHPNLFKAVRVGRRLRGQVCNSNYNQEVHGVVHDKDQFEDLGSLGYPKPSTSMLNDGMILINTFEEPFGDECGKGVWTELSETASSNIHGNIVALASFNGEIRLSASTGFFIEWNGCSVVLTSASLLRKCGYEKKIDETLRIEVLLPTKQRVEKDITTL from the exons ATGCCGACGAGTAggaaggatgatgatgatgctcccACAAGCTGGAAGAGGAATAAGAGAGCTGCTGATGAACTCCCAACAAACTCTAAAAAGAGCAAAATAATTTCCAATTGTGGAGGAGAAACAACTGAGTCATTGATTTCAG GTGACTTGCATCAGGGCTCAAATCAATGTATCTGGAGTGAGCTAAGCAAAGAAGTTGCATCAAATTTGTCTAAAAGTGTTGTCTCACTTTCTTTGTCCAATG GGCAAGAATTTGCATGCTCAGGCATAGCTCTAGAACGCATGGGGAATGTTACAAGGTTTCTGACTTTAGCAAGTTTGGCTAGAGCTTTAATTGATAAGAGATTAGACCATGATAACTTGAAG GTTGAAGTGCGTCTTGGACGCGATGTTGTCATAGGGTTTCTGG TAGCTTTAGGGCATGGCTTCTCTGGTGATGCTCATGTCATGGCCACTAATGGGATACTGACTGGTGATTCAAGTGGGGATCTTAAGATGTCCACTTGTAAAATTTCCAAG GTTTACGAAG TAAGGAAGGTTTTTCATTGGTTACCGCAGTTTACACCACTGCGAATGATTAAACATCCAAATCTTTTTAAGGCAGTCAG GGTTGGACGAAGACTCAGAGGTCAGGTATGTAACTCCAATTACAATCAAGAAG TACATGGAGTTGTTCACGACAAGGACCAATTTGAGGATCTAGGCTCTTTGGGTTATCCCAAGCCATCAACATCGATGCTAAATG ATGGCATGATTTTGATTAATACTTTTGAAGAGCCTTTTGGCGACGAATGTGGTAAAGGTGTCTGGACTGAGCTATCCGAAACAGCTTCTTCTAACATACATGGGAATATTGTTGCACTTGCTTCATTCAATG GAGAAATAAGGTTATCTGCATCCACTGGTTTTTTCATTGAATGGAATGGATGTTCGGTTGTTTTGACTTCAGCAAGCTTGCTCAGAAAGTGTGGTTATGAAAAGAAGATCGATGAAACCTTGAGG ATTGAAGTGTTGCTTCCAACCAAACAGCGTGTAGAAAAGGACATTACAACATTATAA
- the LOC120709303 gene encoding uncharacterized protein LOC120709303 isoform X2 → MPTSRKDDDDAPTSWKRNKRAADELPTNSKKSKIISNCGGETTESLISGDLHQGSNQCIWSELSKEVASNLSKSVVSLSLSNGQEFACSGIALERMGNVTRFLTLASLARALIDKRLDHDNLKVEVRLGRDVVIGFLGEYDLDHEIALVNVMAVLDVHVIRFNHLELEPYCKVVALGHGFSGDAHVMATNGILTGDSSGDLKMSTCKISKVYEVRKVFHWLPQFTPLRMIKHPNLFKAVRVGRRLRGQVCNSNYNQEVHGVVHDKDQFEDLGSLGYPKPSTSMLNDGMILINTFEEPFGDECGKGVWTELSETASSNIHGNIVALASFNGEIRLSASTGFFIEWNGCSVVLTSASLLRKCGYEKKIDETLRIEVLLPTKQRVEKDITTL, encoded by the exons ATGCCGACGAGTAggaaggatgatgatgatgctcccACAAGCTGGAAGAGGAATAAGAGAGCTGCTGATGAACTCCCAACAAACTCTAAAAAGAGCAAAATAATTTCCAATTGTGGAGGAGAAACAACTGAGTCATTGATTTCAG GTGACTTGCATCAGGGCTCAAATCAATGTATCTGGAGTGAGCTAAGCAAAGAAGTTGCATCAAATTTGTCTAAAAGTGTTGTCTCACTTTCTTTGTCCAATG GGCAAGAATTTGCATGCTCAGGCATAGCTCTAGAACGCATGGGGAATGTTACAAGGTTTCTGACTTTAGCAAGTTTGGCTAGAGCTTTAATTGATAAGAGATTAGACCATGATAACTTGAAG GTTGAAGTGCGTCTTGGACGCGATGTTGTCATAGGGTTTCTGGGTGAGTATGATTTAGATCACGAAATTGCTCTTGTCAATGTCATGGCAGTCCTTGATGTTCATGTCATACGTTTTAATCATCTGGAATTGGAACCTTATTGTAAGGTAGTAGCTTTAGGGCATGGCTTCTCTGGTGATGCTCATGTCATGGCCACTAATGGGATACTGACTGGTGATTCAAGTGGGGATCTTAAGATGTCCACTTGTAAAATTTCCAAG GTTTACGAAG TAAGGAAGGTTTTTCATTGGTTACCGCAGTTTACACCACTGCGAATGATTAAACATCCAAATCTTTTTAAGGCAGTCAG GGTTGGACGAAGACTCAGAGGTCAGGTATGTAACTCCAATTACAATCAAGAAG TACATGGAGTTGTTCACGACAAGGACCAATTTGAGGATCTAGGCTCTTTGGGTTATCCCAAGCCATCAACATCGATGCTAAATG ATGGCATGATTTTGATTAATACTTTTGAAGAGCCTTTTGGCGACGAATGTGGTAAAGGTGTCTGGACTGAGCTATCCGAAACAGCTTCTTCTAACATACATGGGAATATTGTTGCACTTGCTTCATTCAATG GAGAAATAAGGTTATCTGCATCCACTGGTTTTTTCATTGAATGGAATGGATGTTCGGTTGTTTTGACTTCAGCAAGCTTGCTCAGAAAGTGTGGTTATGAAAAGAAGATCGATGAAACCTTGAGG ATTGAAGTGTTGCTTCCAACCAAACAGCGTGTAGAAAAGGACATTACAACATTATAA
- the LOC120709303 gene encoding uncharacterized protein LOC120709303 isoform X6, translated as MGNVTRFLTLASLARALIDKRLDHDNLKVEVRLGRDVVIGFLGEYDLDHEIALVNVMAVLDVHVIRFNHLELEPYCKVVALGHGFSGDAHVMATNGILTGDSSGDLKMSTCKISKVYEGGALFDFGGNFLGMNFFRDTEGTFFLPVRKVFHWLPQFTPLRMIKHPNLFKAVRVGRRLRGQVCNSNYNQEVHGVVHDKDQFEDLGSLGYPKPSTSMLNDGMILINTFEEPFGDECGKGVWTELSETASSNIHGNIVALASFNGEIRLSASTGFFIEWNGCSVVLTSASLLRKCGYEKKIDETLRIEVLLPTKQRVEKDITTL; from the exons ATGGGGAATGTTACAAGGTTTCTGACTTTAGCAAGTTTGGCTAGAGCTTTAATTGATAAGAGATTAGACCATGATAACTTGAAG GTTGAAGTGCGTCTTGGACGCGATGTTGTCATAGGGTTTCTGGGTGAGTATGATTTAGATCACGAAATTGCTCTTGTCAATGTCATGGCAGTCCTTGATGTTCATGTCATACGTTTTAATCATCTGGAATTGGAACCTTATTGTAAGGTAGTAGCTTTAGGGCATGGCTTCTCTGGTGATGCTCATGTCATGGCCACTAATGGGATACTGACTGGTGATTCAAGTGGGGATCTTAAGATGTCCACTTGTAAAATTTCCAAG GTTTACGAAGGTGGGGCACTTTTTGATTTTGGTGGGAACTTtcttggcatgaacttttttagGGACACTGAAGGAACCTTTTTCCTGCCAGTAAGGAAGGTTTTTCATTGGTTACCGCAGTTTACACCACTGCGAATGATTAAACATCCAAATCTTTTTAAGGCAGTCAG GGTTGGACGAAGACTCAGAGGTCAGGTATGTAACTCCAATTACAATCAAGAAG TACATGGAGTTGTTCACGACAAGGACCAATTTGAGGATCTAGGCTCTTTGGGTTATCCCAAGCCATCAACATCGATGCTAAATG ATGGCATGATTTTGATTAATACTTTTGAAGAGCCTTTTGGCGACGAATGTGGTAAAGGTGTCTGGACTGAGCTATCCGAAACAGCTTCTTCTAACATACATGGGAATATTGTTGCACTTGCTTCATTCAATG GAGAAATAAGGTTATCTGCATCCACTGGTTTTTTCATTGAATGGAATGGATGTTCGGTTGTTTTGACTTCAGCAAGCTTGCTCAGAAAGTGTGGTTATGAAAAGAAGATCGATGAAACCTTGAGG ATTGAAGTGTTGCTTCCAACCAAACAGCGTGTAGAAAAGGACATTACAACATTATAA
- the LOC120709303 gene encoding uncharacterized protein LOC120709303 isoform X1, with product MPTSRKDDDDAPTSWKRNKRAADELPTNSKKSKIISNCGGETTESLISGDLHQGSNQCIWSELSKEVASNLSKSVVSLSLSNGQEFACSGIALERMGNVTRFLTLASLARALIDKRLDHDNLKVEVRLGRDVVIGFLGEYDLDHEIALVNVMAVLDVHVIRFNHLELEPYCKVVALGHGFSGDAHVMATNGILTGDSSGDLKMSTCKISKVYEGGALFDFGGNFLGMNFFRDTEGTFFLPVRKVFHWLPQFTPLRMIKHPNLFKAVRVGRRLRGQVCNSNYNQEVHGVVHDKDQFEDLGSLGYPKPSTSMLNDGMILINTFEEPFGDECGKGVWTELSETASSNIHGNIVALASFNGEIRLSASTGFFIEWNGCSVVLTSASLLRKCGYEKKIDETLRIEVLLPTKQRVEKDITTL from the exons ATGCCGACGAGTAggaaggatgatgatgatgctcccACAAGCTGGAAGAGGAATAAGAGAGCTGCTGATGAACTCCCAACAAACTCTAAAAAGAGCAAAATAATTTCCAATTGTGGAGGAGAAACAACTGAGTCATTGATTTCAG GTGACTTGCATCAGGGCTCAAATCAATGTATCTGGAGTGAGCTAAGCAAAGAAGTTGCATCAAATTTGTCTAAAAGTGTTGTCTCACTTTCTTTGTCCAATG GGCAAGAATTTGCATGCTCAGGCATAGCTCTAGAACGCATGGGGAATGTTACAAGGTTTCTGACTTTAGCAAGTTTGGCTAGAGCTTTAATTGATAAGAGATTAGACCATGATAACTTGAAG GTTGAAGTGCGTCTTGGACGCGATGTTGTCATAGGGTTTCTGGGTGAGTATGATTTAGATCACGAAATTGCTCTTGTCAATGTCATGGCAGTCCTTGATGTTCATGTCATACGTTTTAATCATCTGGAATTGGAACCTTATTGTAAGGTAGTAGCTTTAGGGCATGGCTTCTCTGGTGATGCTCATGTCATGGCCACTAATGGGATACTGACTGGTGATTCAAGTGGGGATCTTAAGATGTCCACTTGTAAAATTTCCAAG GTTTACGAAGGTGGGGCACTTTTTGATTTTGGTGGGAACTTtcttggcatgaacttttttagGGACACTGAAGGAACCTTTTTCCTGCCAGTAAGGAAGGTTTTTCATTGGTTACCGCAGTTTACACCACTGCGAATGATTAAACATCCAAATCTTTTTAAGGCAGTCAG GGTTGGACGAAGACTCAGAGGTCAGGTATGTAACTCCAATTACAATCAAGAAG TACATGGAGTTGTTCACGACAAGGACCAATTTGAGGATCTAGGCTCTTTGGGTTATCCCAAGCCATCAACATCGATGCTAAATG ATGGCATGATTTTGATTAATACTTTTGAAGAGCCTTTTGGCGACGAATGTGGTAAAGGTGTCTGGACTGAGCTATCCGAAACAGCTTCTTCTAACATACATGGGAATATTGTTGCACTTGCTTCATTCAATG GAGAAATAAGGTTATCTGCATCCACTGGTTTTTTCATTGAATGGAATGGATGTTCGGTTGTTTTGACTTCAGCAAGCTTGCTCAGAAAGTGTGGTTATGAAAAGAAGATCGATGAAACCTTGAGG ATTGAAGTGTTGCTTCCAACCAAACAGCGTGTAGAAAAGGACATTACAACATTATAA
- the LOC120709303 gene encoding uncharacterized protein LOC120709303 isoform X4 yields MPTSRKDDDDAPTSWKRNKRAADELPTNSKKSKIISNCGGETTESLISGDLHQGSNQCIWSELSKEVASNLSKSVVSLSLSNGQEFACSGIALERMGNVTRFLTLASLARALIDKRLDHDNLKVEVRLGRDVVIGFLALGHGFSGDAHVMATNGILTGDSSGDLKMSTCKISKVYEGGALFDFGGNFLGMNFFRDTEGTFFLPVRKVFHWLPQFTPLRMIKHPNLFKAVRVGRRLRGQVCNSNYNQEVHGVVHDKDQFEDLGSLGYPKPSTSMLNDGMILINTFEEPFGDECGKGVWTELSETASSNIHGNIVALASFNGEIRLSASTGFFIEWNGCSVVLTSASLLRKCGYEKKIDETLRIEVLLPTKQRVEKDITTL; encoded by the exons ATGCCGACGAGTAggaaggatgatgatgatgctcccACAAGCTGGAAGAGGAATAAGAGAGCTGCTGATGAACTCCCAACAAACTCTAAAAAGAGCAAAATAATTTCCAATTGTGGAGGAGAAACAACTGAGTCATTGATTTCAG GTGACTTGCATCAGGGCTCAAATCAATGTATCTGGAGTGAGCTAAGCAAAGAAGTTGCATCAAATTTGTCTAAAAGTGTTGTCTCACTTTCTTTGTCCAATG GGCAAGAATTTGCATGCTCAGGCATAGCTCTAGAACGCATGGGGAATGTTACAAGGTTTCTGACTTTAGCAAGTTTGGCTAGAGCTTTAATTGATAAGAGATTAGACCATGATAACTTGAAG GTTGAAGTGCGTCTTGGACGCGATGTTGTCATAGGGTTTCTGG CTTTAGGGCATGGCTTCTCTGGTGATGCTCATGTCATGGCCACTAATGGGATACTGACTGGTGATTCAAGTGGGGATCTTAAGATGTCCACTTGTAAAATTTCCAAG GTTTACGAAGGTGGGGCACTTTTTGATTTTGGTGGGAACTTtcttggcatgaacttttttagGGACACTGAAGGAACCTTTTTCCTGCCAGTAAGGAAGGTTTTTCATTGGTTACCGCAGTTTACACCACTGCGAATGATTAAACATCCAAATCTTTTTAAGGCAGTCAG GGTTGGACGAAGACTCAGAGGTCAGGTATGTAACTCCAATTACAATCAAGAAG TACATGGAGTTGTTCACGACAAGGACCAATTTGAGGATCTAGGCTCTTTGGGTTATCCCAAGCCATCAACATCGATGCTAAATG ATGGCATGATTTTGATTAATACTTTTGAAGAGCCTTTTGGCGACGAATGTGGTAAAGGTGTCTGGACTGAGCTATCCGAAACAGCTTCTTCTAACATACATGGGAATATTGTTGCACTTGCTTCATTCAATG GAGAAATAAGGTTATCTGCATCCACTGGTTTTTTCATTGAATGGAATGGATGTTCGGTTGTTTTGACTTCAGCAAGCTTGCTCAGAAAGTGTGGTTATGAAAAGAAGATCGATGAAACCTTGAGG ATTGAAGTGTTGCTTCCAACCAAACAGCGTGTAGAAAAGGACATTACAACATTATAA
- the LOC120709303 gene encoding uncharacterized protein LOC120709303 isoform X3 → MPTSRKDDDDAPTSWKRNKRAADELPTNSKKSKIISNCGGETTESLISGDLHQGSNQCIWSELSKEVASNLSKSVVSLSLSNGQEFACSGIALERMGNVTRFLTLASLARALIDKRLDHDNLKVEVRLGRDVVIGFLVALGHGFSGDAHVMATNGILTGDSSGDLKMSTCKISKVYEGGALFDFGGNFLGMNFFRDTEGTFFLPVRKVFHWLPQFTPLRMIKHPNLFKAVRVGRRLRGQVCNSNYNQEVHGVVHDKDQFEDLGSLGYPKPSTSMLNDGMILINTFEEPFGDECGKGVWTELSETASSNIHGNIVALASFNGEIRLSASTGFFIEWNGCSVVLTSASLLRKCGYEKKIDETLRIEVLLPTKQRVEKDITTL, encoded by the exons ATGCCGACGAGTAggaaggatgatgatgatgctcccACAAGCTGGAAGAGGAATAAGAGAGCTGCTGATGAACTCCCAACAAACTCTAAAAAGAGCAAAATAATTTCCAATTGTGGAGGAGAAACAACTGAGTCATTGATTTCAG GTGACTTGCATCAGGGCTCAAATCAATGTATCTGGAGTGAGCTAAGCAAAGAAGTTGCATCAAATTTGTCTAAAAGTGTTGTCTCACTTTCTTTGTCCAATG GGCAAGAATTTGCATGCTCAGGCATAGCTCTAGAACGCATGGGGAATGTTACAAGGTTTCTGACTTTAGCAAGTTTGGCTAGAGCTTTAATTGATAAGAGATTAGACCATGATAACTTGAAG GTTGAAGTGCGTCTTGGACGCGATGTTGTCATAGGGTTTCTGG TAGCTTTAGGGCATGGCTTCTCTGGTGATGCTCATGTCATGGCCACTAATGGGATACTGACTGGTGATTCAAGTGGGGATCTTAAGATGTCCACTTGTAAAATTTCCAAG GTTTACGAAGGTGGGGCACTTTTTGATTTTGGTGGGAACTTtcttggcatgaacttttttagGGACACTGAAGGAACCTTTTTCCTGCCAGTAAGGAAGGTTTTTCATTGGTTACCGCAGTTTACACCACTGCGAATGATTAAACATCCAAATCTTTTTAAGGCAGTCAG GGTTGGACGAAGACTCAGAGGTCAGGTATGTAACTCCAATTACAATCAAGAAG TACATGGAGTTGTTCACGACAAGGACCAATTTGAGGATCTAGGCTCTTTGGGTTATCCCAAGCCATCAACATCGATGCTAAATG ATGGCATGATTTTGATTAATACTTTTGAAGAGCCTTTTGGCGACGAATGTGGTAAAGGTGTCTGGACTGAGCTATCCGAAACAGCTTCTTCTAACATACATGGGAATATTGTTGCACTTGCTTCATTCAATG GAGAAATAAGGTTATCTGCATCCACTGGTTTTTTCATTGAATGGAATGGATGTTCGGTTGTTTTGACTTCAGCAAGCTTGCTCAGAAAGTGTGGTTATGAAAAGAAGATCGATGAAACCTTGAGG ATTGAAGTGTTGCTTCCAACCAAACAGCGTGTAGAAAAGGACATTACAACATTATAA